The DNA window ACCAAGGCTGACGCCGGAATGCGCAGATAGCTCGGCGACCCGCCACACCCGCGAAGGCTCGCGAAGCATGGCACGGAGCACCTGGCCGGATTTTGGCTTGAACAGCGACTTCAGTCCGCGGGTCTCTGCCACGGCTTGGTGTGGCTCATGTCGTTCGATGAAAATGCCGCGAAATGCGAGGTGGGTATTTCCCTCCAGATCCATGTAGTTGACGCCGCTCTCCAGACACTGCTGCTGTACCGCCGGCGAAATGTAGGGCGCAATGAAAATCGCAGTAGCGTCTGCACTCTGCTGCGTCAGGTAATAGCGAAGCTTATGCAGCGCAGCTCGCGCATAGCGTGGCTGCCCGTTCGCGACGCGCTCGCAGATAAGGCGGTGCGCGTGGCCGTCTACCCGAAGCTCGACGACAAGGTCGGCCGCGTCGGCCGCGCGATTGGGGTGGCTGACGGCACTCAGCACTTGAACGAACGGAATTCTTTCCAGCAGCGTGCGGAGAGCAGCCAAGCTCCGGTGTTCTGTCGTTTTCACTGGAAGGGCCTCTTTCAGCGTTTGCTGAAAGTACCATGGTTGGTGAAACTGACGTGTGGAAGCGTCGGTTTCTATTTGATTCAACAACTTACAAGCCTCCTTTTCAGCGGTCCCACGATGCCCGCCCGAGGGCGGGCAGGGGTGCCTAGCTCACGGGCGTGGTGTGTGCCTGGTATTTCCAATGCAGCGTTTCTGTTCTTCCGTGGGCTCATCGATCGTCAGCAGGATTGCCCGGGGTCCATCGGTAATGAAGTACTCCGCACCCACGTTGCCACCCGATTTGCACATCCACATCCCTTTGAGTTTCGTGCAGGGGATCAACGGATCATCGGGGTGTTGTTCGTCACGCAGGTGGGTGAGCGCCTCTACGCGCACACGGCGCGGTTTGCGGCAGTGGTAGACGATGCGGGGGCGGGCGGGGGCTTTGTTGTTGGATGTCATACGTAGGCTCCAAGGTGCACCTCCCCCGCCAGGATGGCGGGGGAGCCGGGAGGTTGAAAGCCGGTACGAAACGAACAAACAGAGTTCCGGTACAGCGTATTCCCACGAGGGTGTTGTATTCCGCCACCCTCCCGGCGCTGGACGCATCTTGTTCGTTTCGTAGAGCTTTCAAACTCTGGTGCCCACCATGCGGACAAACGCACGATAGCGGAATTCGATTTTCTCTATCGCGCAGATTGAAGTGACGCGTTCGACCAGGCGAAACGACGCATTGGGCACGGAGTGGGTGGAATTCGTTGCGGGGCAAGGGATTCAATAGTGTGATGCGCGTCGCGGTTTGTGCGGGGTGGGTTTTTCAGTGCGGTGCAGTGACCGTTTGTGATTCGTCGTTTTTGACATGCGGTGCGCGTGGTGAGGGTGTGCGCGGTTTCGATGGGTGCATGTCGGTACCGGATGTGGGAAGTGTGCGTGCGGTCGTCTTGCGACCAACCCTACCGGTCAGAGATTTTGCAGAAGACAGAATCGCGTGGTCGCATGCGGAGACGACGCATTTGATTTCCCATGGCCACCGACCATCTGTCGAAGGTGGGGCGGGGTGGGTTTGCGGGACCGTAGAAAACATGGATGTTTTCTACGAGCCCCCATGGATGGGTTTACGGCGTGTCCCGCAAACCCACCCCGGCCCGCCCAAACACGGGAACCGATGACCAAAGGCTGTTTGCCCAGAGCCAACAGCAGCCGGGCAAGCCCGGCTCTACGTGGTCTGCAAGCTGGGCCGGTAATGGCCGATGATGGTGTGCGCGAACAGCAGGTTCTCTTCGCGGGTGCCGCGTGCGATGTTGTGCAGGATCAATGGCGTGCCATCGCTGGCGCGGCGGTCGGAGACGATGCCGACGTGCAGCAGGCCGCTGCCGCTCAGCTTCCACGCCACGATGTCGCCGGCAGCGAAATCACTTGCCTCGGCCGACGTTGACTGCTCCCAGCCCTGGCGCTCGAACCAGCGCATCAGGTTCGGCACACGGCGGTGGTCAATGTTCCGGTCCGGGCGGGTCAGGCCCCACAGCGACGGATAACTGCTGAAATCCGCGCGCATGTCGTCATGGATGCGTGCCTGCAGGTCCAGACCCTGCTCGCGCAACGCACGCACGATCACATCCGTGCATACACCGCGATCTTCCGGCACGTCGCCGCCCGGATAACCCAGCACCACGTAGGCCGGGTCGTACAGCACGGTGCGCCCGATCTGCGCGCGGGCCGCCGCTACCAGTGGCGGTGATGCCACCACTGGCGATGCCGTGATTGAAGGTGCGGCGTCCGTGGAGGCATCTGCCGCGTCCGGTGCAGGACTGCGTTGGCAGCCCCCCACCAGCACCATCCAGATGCCCATCACCAGTGCAACGTCCCTATTGCCCATCTGAAGCTCCCTTTTGATTTATGCCGTGGCCGGTGGCGTGCCGCCGTCGTTGCCGCCCGATTCGCGCGGCGGACGTTGCTGCTGGCCTTGTTGCTCGCGACGGGGGCCACGGCGGCGTTGTCCGCGCGGACGCCCCTGCGGCTGCCCGTTGCCACCGCCACCGCCTTCGCGGCGCGGCTGCGGCGGACGCGGCGGTGCTTCCGGCTTCGGCACGTCGCGGCCCGGTACCTGCACCACGCGCAGTTCGTCGGTGTCCAGCTGCAGTGCGGTCAGCTTGCCGCCCCACACCGCGCCGGTATCAATGGCGTGCACGCCCTGGGTGATTGTCAAACCCAGCGCCGACCAATGGCCGCAGACGACCTTCAGGTCGCGCTCGACCCGGCCCGGTACCTCGAACCACGGGTATAAGCCCTGCTCCTGGGTGCCCGGCGTGCCCTTGTCTTC is part of the Stenotrophomonas oahuensis genome and encodes:
- a CDS encoding DUF1287 domain-containing protein → MGNRDVALVMGIWMVLVGGCQRSPAPDAADASTDAAPSITASPVVASPPLVAAARAQIGRTVLYDPAYVVLGYPGGDVPEDRGVCTDVIVRALREQGLDLQARIHDDMRADFSSYPSLWGLTRPDRNIDHRRVPNLMRWFERQGWEQSTSAEASDFAAGDIVAWKLSGSGLLHVGIVSDRRASDGTPLILHNIARGTREENLLFAHTIIGHYRPSLQTT